A part of Aegilops tauschii subsp. strangulata cultivar AL8/78 chromosome 2, Aet v6.0, whole genome shotgun sequence genomic DNA contains:
- the LOC109746628 gene encoding NAC domain-containing protein 92, producing MSDVTAVMDLEEEEPRLSLPPGFRFHPTDEEVVTHYLTPKAVNNAFSCLVIADVDLNKTEPWDLPGKAKMGEKEWYFFVHKDRKYPTGTRTNRATEKGYWKATGKDKEIFRGKGRDAVLVGMKKTLVFYTGRAPRGDKTPYVMHEYRLEGQLPHRLPRSAKNDWAVCRVFDKDLAAKNAPPQTAPAAVGVMEDPYAFLDVDDFLNNPDLLNNADLPMLMDSPSGADDFAGASSSTSSAAVPFEPDMEHLSIKTEPPVPQQQMQSPNYFYMPAATPNGNHGGAGYSPYQAMGDQQTAIRRHCKPEAASSSALLSPSLGFDAGALAGADTSSFLMPSSRSYLDLEVMDYSNMWKI from the exons ATGTCGGACGTGACGGCGGTGATGGatctggaggaggaggagccgcgGCTGTCGCTCCCGCCGGGCTTCCGCTTCCACCCGACGGACGAGGAGGTGGTCACCCACTACCTCACCCCCAAGGCCGTCAACAACGCCTTCTCCTGCCTCGTGATCGCCGACGTCGACCTCAACAAGACCGAGCCGTGGGATCTCCCCG GGAAGGCGAAGATGGGGGAGAAGGAGTGGTACTTCTTCGTGCACAAGGATCGCAAGTACCCGACAGGGACGCGCACCAACCGCGCCACGGAGAAGGGGTACTGGAAGGCGACGGGGAAGGACAAGGAGATCTTCCGCGGCAAGGGCCGGGACGCCGTGCTCGTCGGCATGAAGAAGACGCTCGTCTTCTACACCGGCCGCGCGCCCCGCGGCGATAAGACGCCCTACGTCATGCACGAGTACCGCCTCGAGGGCCAGCTGCCCCACCGCCTCCCCCGCTCCGCCAAG AACGATTGGGCTGTTTGCCGGGTGTTCGACAAGGACTTGGCGGCGAAGAATGCGCCGCCCCAGACGGCGCCGGCGGCCGTCGGGGTCATGGAGGACCCGTACGCCTTCCTCGACGTCGACGACTTCCTCAACAACCCCGACCTGCTCAACAACGCCGACCTGCCGATGCTCATGGACTCCCCGTCAGGCGCCGACGACTTCGCCGGCGCCTCGAGCTCCACCTCCAGCGCCGCCGTGCCGTTCGAGCCGGACATGGAGCATCTTTCCATCAAGACGGAGCCGCCGGTGCCGCAGCAGCAGATGCAGAGCCCCAACTACTTCTACATGCCGGCGGCGACGCCCAACGGCAACCATGGCGGCGCCGGGTACTCACCCTACCAGGCCATGGGGGACCAGCAGACCGCGATCCGCAGGCACTGCAAGCCGGAGGCGGCGTCTTCGTCGGCGCTGCTGAGCCCTTCGCTGGGCTTCGACGCGGGGGCGCTCGCCGGCGCGGACACCTCGTCGTTCCTGATGCCGTCGTCGCGGTCGTACCTCGATCTGGAGGTCATGGACTACTCCAACATGTGGAAGATCTGA